In the genome of Hyalangium gracile, the window ACATCTGGATGAACTCGTCGTCCTCGGACAGGTGGGGCAGCAGCCGCTTCACCACCAGCAGCTTCTGGAAGCCCACGGGCCCCTTCTGCCGGGCCAGGAACACCTGGCCCATCCCGCCCGCAGCGAGCTTGCGCAGCAGCTCATAGCGCCCGAAGGTCTCCACTCATCGCGACGATAGCCGTGTGAGGCCCGGGATCGGAAGTCCGTCTCGCGGGTTTTCCTGCCCTGGGAGGGGTATGGTGCCCCGGGGAGGGGCCGGACCGGGTTCACGGTCCGTCCCTGGGCCCGGGGCCCTGCGTGGGGCTCACCGCCTTTACGGAGTTGGCGGGGCCGCGCAGATGCTGCGGTAGCGGATCTGGATGTTCTCGCCCGTCTTCGGTACCGCGGCGGGCTGGAAGACCAGGGCGTTGCGCGCGGCATCGTACCGCCAGAGCGAGGGCTCCACCGTCCTGCCCTGGACCCTGACCGACATCTCGGCGGTGCCGGACGGGGTGGCGGTGAGGGGGAAGTCGGCCTGCGGGTCCCCCGCTCGGCCGATGACCTGGGCCAGGAAGGGCCCGTAGTCCCCCGCGCACACCGAGCCCACCGCGCCGCCCGTGGCCTGGGCCACCGTGGAGAAGCGGGGCGCGGCCTCCTCCGCCGTGCTGCAGCTGCCGTCGGGCACCAGGGCGTAGAGCTGGGTGCGGTGGGACATGCCCGGGCCCTTGATGGCCTGGAGGAACTGGATGTAGCTGTCCGTCCCGAAGCCCGAGTGGTCATCCTCGTCCGAGAGCACTACCACCGCCAGGCGCGCCGTCGGCCGCAGGAAGCCGGCGTTGCCGTCGTTGGGCAGTGGGGTGCGCGGGTCGTCCTGGCTGTCCACCAGGGGCGAGGACAGCGCCTGCCGGGTGGTCTCCAGGCCCTGCACCAGGTTGTGGCAGACGCCGACGCTCACGTTGGCCTGGAGCGAGGTGGCCGCCTCGGCCGCCATGCTGCTCACCACGCGCTGGCGGTGGCCGTCCACCGGGACCAGGCGCCCGGCCTCACCGCCCTGGGCGGGCCCGCCGCACGCCGTCCCACGCGGCACGAGGCCCGTGGTGGTGACGCTCACGCGCATGTCCACGCCCTCCTGGCGGGCGCGCTCCAGCCACCCGGGGATGGCCGCCTGCAGCCGCTGCTGGAAGGCCTCCATGGTGGTGGTGTTGGACACCACGAAGAGGACGTCGAGCTGGCTGTCCGTGCCCTGGATGAACTTGTCCAGCTGGATGCCCTCGTGGTTCGTCTCCGCCAGCAGCGGGATGACGAGCGGGGAGGGCTCGTTGTTGGCCTTGACGAAGAGCGGGCTGTAGTGCTGGCCGTGCACGTTGCGCGCGTACGTCACCTCCAGCTCGAAGCCCGCGCCCGGGGCCAGCTCGCGCGGCATGGTGAGCGGCGTGGTGAGCTGGAACTGGGGGCTCGTGCCGGTGCCGATCTCCGCCGTGTCCACGGTGATCGGGTACGGGCACTGGTTGGAGACCAGCGTGCGCCGCGGCTCCGTCGCGCAGTCATAGCGGATGGGCCCGAAGTCCACGTAGTTGGGCGCGGCCACCAGGCACGTGGCCTGGGACATGCCCTTGAGGGGCAGCGTCACCGTGGGGTAGCTCGGGTTGTTGACCGTCATCTTCAGCTCGCCCGTGTAGGCGCCCGCCGTGGGCGGCCGGAAGGCCACCTGCGTGCTGAAGGCCGTGTCGTACGGCAGCACGCCGCCCGTGAGCGGACCGCCCGGCATGAAGAAGGCCCCGCCCCCGTCCTTGGAGATGTGGATGTTCTTCACCGCGCACTCGGCCCGGCCCGGGTTGCGCATGTAGATGCCCAGCACCGCGCCCCGGCCCGGCGGCACGTTGCCAAAGTCCAGCCCCGGCTGCGGCCGCAGCTCGTACACGCACGGGCCGCTGGCGCGCGCCCGCCCCGTGAGGACGACGGTGCGCTCCGGGGTGAAGGGATCGCTCGAGCGCAGCGTGAGCGTGGCCTGGTGGCTGCCCTCCGCCTGGGGCTCGAAGTAGACGGTGAGCTCCACGAAGTCATTGGCCGGTGCAATGGCCAGCGAGTCCGCCTCCAGCGCCGGCCAGGTGCCGCCCTTCCACGGGTAGGACTGCGCGCCGCGCTTGGGCACGCCCACGTCGAAGTGCGCCGATGCCCCGCCGCCGCTCACGCCCAGGAAGAGCAGGTTGCCGTTGCTGCCGCCGTTGGAGATGCGGATGACCTGGGCCACCTTGCCGCCCACGGGCAGCTCGCCGAAGTCCAGCGCCGCCGGCGCCACCGCGAGCGTGGGCTGCCCGCCCCGAGCGTCCAGCATCACCTGGGACTGGCGCTGCTTGTCCGACTGGTAGTGCACGTTCAGCTCGGCCATGTTCGGGCCCGAGCGCCGCGCGGCGAACTGCATCTTCAGCTCCACCGCCTCGCCCGGGGCCACCGTCTGGCCCGCCAGGCTGTTGAGCGGCGCGAAGGAGTAATCCGTCGTGCTCAGGCTGGCGATCGTCACCGGCCGCCAGGTGATGTTGCGCACCTTCGCCCGGCTCTCGGTGCTCTCGTGCACGGGGATGGGCGCGAAGGGCACCGGCGTCGGCTCGAAGACGAAGGCGCTGGCCACCGAGTTGCCCGCCAGCTGCGCCGTGGTGGGCGTGCACCCCTCGCAGGCCCGCACCTCCACCAGCGCGCCCATCTGGCCCAGGTCGCGCGGCAGGTACTTCGTGCGCACCTCCTGCGTGCTGAAGGGCGGGATGGTGACGACATCCGTGGAGAACGGATCGGAGCCGTCACCGGCCACCTTCACCGTGAGCGGCAGGTCCACCGGGTTGGTCACGGTGAGCGTCAGCGTCCGGTCGCTCTCGACCTCCAGCGTCTCGAAGTCCAGCACGGGCGGGGCGATGCGGATGGGCGTCGGAGCGCCCTGGCCGCGCACCCTCACGGTGCTCTCGGCGCCGGTGTTGGCGTCCGTCGCCACGCGCAGCTGCTCCTCGATGAGGCCCTCGCGCAGCGGGTGGAAGCGCACCGCCACTTCCTTGGCCTCGCCCGGCATCACCCGGCCGCCCTCCACCAGCTCCACCTCATAGGAGGCGTTGCCCTCCAGGGCCAGCGCCTCCAGCGCGGAGAAGGGCACGTAGCCCACGTTGCGGATCAGCACCTTCTGCTCCCGCCACTCCCCGACGGGCACCTCGCCGAAGTCGAGCTGATCCTTGTCGACCACCGCGGCCGCCTGCACCGAGCGAGTGTTCCCCGGCTCGTGGCACGCCGCCGTCATGGCTGTCAGCACCGCCAGCCCGATGACCCGTCCCCAGCCCCGCCCCTGCCTCATCGTCGCTCCCGCCCTTGTCCTTGCCCGCCTGCGCGTGCTCATCCACGCCTGGCTGATCCAAAGGACGTACCAACGCGCGAGCCGCCCCAGCCCCTCGGAAGATCAGGGGCTTGCGAGGATCAGTCGCCAACCGTTGCCGGGAAGGGAACCGCCTTGCCCTTCGGGGTGGAAAGTCTTTTCCCCACCGGAGGGAGGGTGAGCTGGGTTTTTTCCCTACCCCTGGGGCTGAGCCGAGGCTCCGCGGATGAAGTGCTCCGCCGCGCGAGCCACGGCCTCTGGCTGCTCCAGGTGGACGTGGTGCCCACCGGACAAGGTGAGCACTTTGGGAGAGCGTAGAGCGAGCAGGCGGGCTTTCGCTCGGGCGTCATCCATGGGGATGCCCTGGCTGCCGTGGATCACCTGCACCGGGCAGGTGACGGCGGAGGAGACGACGAGCCACTGGGCCTCGTCCCAGCTCACGCCGAAGCGGCGGCGGTGGCGCGGATCGAAGCGGAAGCGGTAGCCGCCCTCGGAGGACTCGGAGCCGTGGCGGGCCAGGTGGAGCGAGGCGGCCTCGGTGAGCGTGGGGTTGTTCTCCCGGAGCCGGGCCGCGGCGGCCTCCACGGTGGGGTAGTGCTTGCGGTGCGGCGGGCGTTGCGAGTCATCCAGGAAGGAGCGCAGCCGCTCCAGCGCCTCGTCCGGGTTGCCGCCCCAGGGGCCCAGGCTCTCCAGCAGGGTGAGGCTCTTCACCCGCGTGGGGCGCGCCGCGGCGTAGGCGGTGCCGACGATGCCGCCGAGCGAGTGCCCGATGATGTGCACCTCGCTCAGCTTGAGATCGTCCAGGACGGCCTCCACGTCCAGCAGGTAGTCCGGGAAGGAGTAGTGGGCGCCCAGGGGGATGTGCTCGCTGCGCCCCATGCCTCGGAAGTCGAGCAGGAGGATGCGCCAGGCGTCCGGCAGGTGCTCCAGCACCCAGTCGAAGGTGTGCGAGTGGTCCAGCCAGCCGTGGAGGAACAGCACGGCGGGGGAGCCCTTCGGGTTGCGCTCGCGAACGTGGACGGCGACGGCCTGGGAGAGAACGGTGAAGGACTCGAAGGATGGGGGCACTCAGGTCTCCTGGGCCCCCGCTTAGCCTGTTCTCAGGGCTCGGGCCACTCCCACGCGGAGCGGTATCCGCCAGAGGCCTGCGTCCCCTCGATGAAGCGGGCGTAGAAGGCGTGGCCGCTGAGTGTGGCCGAGTCTCCCACCACGAAGAGGTGCCGCCGGGCGCGGGTGAGGGCCACGTTCATGCGGCGCAGATCCGTGAGGAAGCCCAGGTGGCCCTCGGAGTTGGAGCGGGTGAGGGTGACGAGGATGGCGTCCTTCTCGCGGCCCTGGAAGGCGTCCACCGTGTCCACCTCGACGTCCGGAGAGAGGGCCTCCACGCGCTCGCGCAGCTGGAAGGCCTGGGCGCTGTAGGGGGTGATGACGGCCAGCTCGCGGGGAGAGAGCCCCGCGGCCAGCAGCTCCTTCACGCGGGCGATGACGAGGTCCGCCTCGCCGGTGTTGAAGAGGCTCTGGGTGCTCTCCTCCACCTGCTCGTCGAAGCCCTTCCCGGCGGTGTCGAGGAAGAGGACGGGCGGTGCGTCCACCTGCGCGCCCGGGGAGAGGACGTCGGCCAGGGTGCGCTCCGCCACGCTGGCGTGGGCGCGCAGCTCGCCGCCGTACATCTCGCGCGAGGGGAAGTCCATGATGCGGGCGTTCATCCGGTACTGCTCGCGCAGCATGCGCTTCACGCCCTCGCCGTGGTCCTGGAGCAGGCGCTCGAAGAGGCTGG includes:
- a CDS encoding choice-of-anchor D domain-containing protein, with translation MRQGRGWGRVIGLAVLTAMTAACHEPGNTRSVQAAAVVDKDQLDFGEVPVGEWREQKVLIRNVGYVPFSALEALALEGNASYEVELVEGGRVMPGEAKEVAVRFHPLREGLIEEQLRVATDANTGAESTVRVRGQGAPTPIRIAPPVLDFETLEVESDRTLTLTVTNPVDLPLTVKVAGDGSDPFSTDVVTIPPFSTQEVRTKYLPRDLGQMGALVEVRACEGCTPTTAQLAGNSVASAFVFEPTPVPFAPIPVHESTESRAKVRNITWRPVTIASLSTTDYSFAPLNSLAGQTVAPGEAVELKMQFAARRSGPNMAELNVHYQSDKQRQSQVMLDARGGQPTLAVAPAALDFGELPVGGKVAQVIRISNGGSNGNLLFLGVSGGGASAHFDVGVPKRGAQSYPWKGGTWPALEADSLAIAPANDFVELTVYFEPQAEGSHQATLTLRSSDPFTPERTVVLTGRARASGPCVYELRPQPGLDFGNVPPGRGAVLGIYMRNPGRAECAVKNIHISKDGGGAFFMPGGPLTGGVLPYDTAFSTQVAFRPPTAGAYTGELKMTVNNPSYPTVTLPLKGMSQATCLVAAPNYVDFGPIRYDCATEPRRTLVSNQCPYPITVDTAEIGTGTSPQFQLTTPLTMPRELAPGAGFELEVTYARNVHGQHYSPLFVKANNEPSPLVIPLLAETNHEGIQLDKFIQGTDSQLDVLFVVSNTTTMEAFQQRLQAAIPGWLERARQEGVDMRVSVTTTGLVPRGTACGGPAQGGEAGRLVPVDGHRQRVVSSMAAEAATSLQANVSVGVCHNLVQGLETTRQALSSPLVDSQDDPRTPLPNDGNAGFLRPTARLAVVVLSDEDDHSGFGTDSYIQFLQAIKGPGMSHRTQLYALVPDGSCSTAEEAAPRFSTVAQATGGAVGSVCAGDYGPFLAQVIGRAGDPQADFPLTATPSGTAEMSVRVQGRTVEPSLWRYDAARNALVFQPAAVPKTGENIQIRYRSICAAPPTP
- a CDS encoding alpha/beta fold hydrolase gives rise to the protein MPPSFESFTVLSQAVAVHVRERNPKGSPAVLFLHGWLDHSHTFDWVLEHLPDAWRILLLDFRGMGRSEHIPLGAHYSFPDYLLDVEAVLDDLKLSEVHIIGHSLGGIVGTAYAAARPTRVKSLTLLESLGPWGGNPDEALERLRSFLDDSQRPPHRKHYPTVEAAAARLRENNPTLTEAASLHLARHGSESSEGGYRFRFDPRHRRRFGVSWDEAQWLVVSSAVTCPVQVIHGSQGIPMDDARAKARLLALRSPKVLTLSGGHHVHLEQPEAVARAAEHFIRGASAQPQG